In the genome of Cryptomeria japonica chromosome 8, Sugi_1.0, whole genome shotgun sequence, one region contains:
- the LOC131064716 gene encoding caffeic acid 3-O-methyltransferase produces the protein MESTDTSVKNEEEWLLGSELCSFVCFPMAMKAALELDVLQIISTAGPDLQISPAQIVAQIPNVKNPDAAITLDRILRVLATHSLLSCSVTTGKNGKPERLYGLTPLCKYLVPNKDGLSLAPLALMNQDKVFMETWYHLKDAVLEGSQPFFKAHGVNAFEYPAKDQRFNMIFNRAMAEHSAMVMERILDSYQGFKDLEELLDVGGGIGSTLNLIVSRHPHIKGVNFDMPHVVRVAPHYPGVTHIGGDMFESIPCSQAIFLKWILHDWGDDHCIRLLKNCHKALLDKGKLIVVDTILPMGVETSAFAREAFHADLLMLAYNPMGKERTEEEFKDLAKVAGFEGGIKLICCVSGLWIIEFHK, from the exons ATGGAGTCCACTGACACATCAGTTAAAAATGAGGAGGAATGGCTTTTgggttcagagctttgcagctttgTCTGTTTTCCAATGGCCATGAAAGCTGCATTAGAGCTTGATGTCTTACAAATCATATCAACTGCAGGTCCTGACCTTCAAATTTCCCCTGCCCAGATTGTGGCCCAAATTCCAAATGTGAAAAATCCAGATGCAGCAATCACTCTAGATAGGATTCTCAGAGTCCTGGCAACTCATTCTCTCCTCAGCTGTTCTGTAACCACAGGCAAGAATGGCAAGCCAGAGAGGCTCTATGGTCTTACTCCTCTCTGCAAATACCTTGTGCCCAACAAGGATGGCCTGTCCTTAGCACCACTGGCCCTGATGAACCAGGACAAGGTGTTCATGGAGACTTGGTATCATCTCAAGGATGCTGTTCTTGAGGGAAGCCAGCCATTCTTCAAAGCTCATGGGGTGAATGCATTTGAGTACCCTGCAAAGGACCAGAGATTCAATATGATATTTAACAGGGCTATGGCTGAACATTCTGCCATGGTGATGGAGAGGATTCTAGATTCTTATCAAGGCTTCAAGGATTTGGAGGAGCTGCTGGATGTGGGAGGTGGAATTGGGTCTACTCTCAATCTTATAGTTTCCAGGCATCCACATATCAAGGGAGTGAATTTTGACATGCCCCATGTTGTAAGAGTTGCCCCTCATTATCCAG GTGTGACACACATTGGTGGAGACATGTTTGAGAGCATACCCTGCAGCCAAGCAATTTTTCTTAAG TGGATTTTGCATGATTGGGGTGATGATCATTGCATAAGACTTCTAAAAAATTGTCACAAAGCATTATTAGATAAAGGGAAGCTGATTGTAGTTGATACCATCTTGCCCATGGGTGTAGAGACCTCTGCCTTTGCTAGAGAAGCATTTCATGCAGATCTTTTAATGTTGGCATACAATCCAATGGGGAAGGAGAGGACAGAGGAGGAATTTAAAGACCTTGCAAAAGTAGCAGGATTTGAAGGAGGTATCAAGCTTATTTGTTGTGTTAGTGGATTATGGATCATTGAGTTTCATAAATAA